Proteins from one Sulfurovum sp. TSL1 genomic window:
- the purU gene encoding formyltetrahydrofolate deformylase produces the protein MVKKARVLIDCEDSKGLVYKISKVFYDRDLNIDNNREFVDKEQGRFFMRTVVSGMFDIQELLEELKTVAPEDAHIRVAEPKDKKIILMATKESHALGDILVRHANGELDAQIECVIANHDTLENFVRRFDIPFFHVPAEGMSREEHEEHVMKLISEFDFDYIVLAKYMRILTSEFVKAYPEKIINIHHSFLPAFIGANPYKQAFERGVKIIGATAHFVTDDLDEGPIIAQDVIPVNHRLSWKDMQRAGRDVEKIVLSRALALVLHDRVFVNGNKTVVF, from the coding sequence ATGGTAAAAAAAGCAAGAGTTTTAATTGACTGTGAAGATTCAAAAGGGTTAGTATATAAGATTTCCAAAGTATTCTATGACAGAGATTTAAATATCGATAATAACCGTGAATTTGTTGACAAAGAACAGGGACGTTTTTTTATGCGTACAGTTGTTTCAGGCATGTTTGATATTCAGGAGTTACTTGAAGAACTAAAAACGGTTGCACCTGAGGATGCACATATCAGGGTCGCGGAACCAAAAGACAAGAAAATCATTCTTATGGCTACCAAAGAGTCCCATGCCCTTGGTGATATTCTTGTACGTCATGCAAATGGTGAACTGGATGCACAGATTGAGTGTGTTATTGCCAACCATGATACGCTTGAGAACTTCGTACGCAGATTTGATATCCCGTTTTTTCATGTCCCGGCAGAGGGTATGAGCAGAGAAGAGCATGAAGAACATGTAATGAAACTGATAAGCGAATTTGACTTTGACTATATCGTGCTTGCAAAGTATATGCGTATACTTACATCTGAGTTTGTCAAGGCCTATCCGGAAAAGATCATTAATATTCACCACTCTTTCCTTCCTGCGTTCATAGGTGCCAATCCCTATAAGCAGGCGTTTGAAAGAGGTGTAAAGATCATAGGGGCTACAGCACACTTTGTAACGGATGACCTGGATGAAGGACCGATCATCGCGCAAGATGTGATCCCGGTCAATCATCGCCTTTCATGGAAAGATATGCAAAGAGCAGGACGTGATGTGGAAAAGATAGTACTTTCACGCGCTTTGGCACTGGTACTTCATGACAGAGTGTTTGTCAACGGTAATAAGACGGTAGTCTTTTAA